The sequence cttggcatctgactcccgctgtctagtgacaggtacgctttaagtgATACTGTACCTGTAACATGTACCTGTCTCCATATTGTTTGCACAGATTTTCTATATATTATAGCTGACTTTGGAGGCCCCACAAGAGGGATACTTTgtgaacagatttttttaaagcaactttgggggggggggggggggggtggggggacaaaataaaaaaaaaaaaaaaataagaaaagaggttcaatttctttctttctttttttttctaaattcaaGTAATGATAAAATTGTTCCTGTTGATTAGTAGGTGGTGTAAAGAATGTAGTAACGTATAGAGCGTGCACAAAGACATCTGAGTGTAATTTTAATGGCAGCGTAAGCGTTAATGGAGGAAAAGTCAAGAGGGTCACGTCATGCTGCAACACGGACTTCTGTACTCCTACTACTCCTCCACGTAAGTCAGCCGTTTTCCTTTACATTTACTCATAATTTGGGAAATGTGGCACACTGTTTATAGAGTTTTAAAGGGGCTTAAAATGCTAATAGTGAGTGTAGTATATTGCAGACTAATGCTTTGTTTGACTTCCCTTCATACATATCCATCATCTCTTTTTATAAACAACATCAAACAAAATAATGCAGCACTTGGGAGGTGAAGGCGGGTGCCAGCGGCCACACAGTGGAACAAGCAAACCGGGAGCTAAATAAAAAAGGTACTCCAGTAGTGAAAATACATTGAGGACGTCCTCACACTTTTTTTGTGGTGATTTTATGGCCTCTGAAAAACGCCaatgagatcagcgatctgtttctctcatggctctactaggcattgctcccacctagccagaatcctgctccacactgatgaggggcaacaccccgaaacagctgtatgtcgatggttacctggccttgatttttcccttgtcattacattgtcttatagggccacttaatatggtggttttggtggtttcctaataggagcttccccttggctgggtccttcccggagggatatctggctagtcctgtgttttgagacttttgatgaggctccacgggctcttcttttgcatattcgtgtttcccagggggcaatgcacctaggacttcactgcactgagcgctttcattggcagccggcagtgttgtcgtttttgctggtctccctgagttcagtgatctgtttctctcatggctctactaggcattgctcccaccaagccagaatcctgctccacactgatgaggggcaacaccccgaaacagctgtatgtcgatggttacctggccttgatttttcccttgtcattacattgacttatagggccacttaatatggtggttttggtggtttccttacaggagccaccccttggctgggtgaatttggatgcaggcgcacTCGTGTGTGCCCGCTTCCCAATTCAACATTGCACACAAAGGAGAATggggccagagccgcactctccattgtgtgaactgacatgtctgtgtggctgctattcaatgaaaaaaGAATATAGAATAGGGTGACCTACACATATATTCATTCACCAGCAGTGGCAAattgggttctgggacactgcactgggGTGATAATTGTATTTAAATGCAAGTCATATACAACTTCAATACACTGGTACCAAAGTACTGTTTTAATAGGATCCAGCacatgatggggggagggggtgcacaacTCTTTTAACAATGTGAGGAGGGGGTTGGGGGTGATGTAAGTGATGACTTTTCTTCATagctttaaacataaaaaaacagggTCTCTTTATCTCTCGTTTCTGCTTTGGTTCCAGTACCTAAAACCAGCTACAACTTCAACGGAGTGGTCTGCCCATGTTGTACATCTGCCTCCGATTGGTGTTACACAACAGAGACTATACGATGCACAGGGGATGAGAACAGGTGTATTCTCCAGATAGTAGAAATACCAGGTATggaatgtttttccttttttttctcccccccccccccccccccccctccgcatcACTTTAAAGGAAACCATTGACAAAGATTGAAAGGTTCTCACTATTCTTCTGATGTTCCTATTATGGAGACAGTAAAACAAAGAAACAACTATAGCAAGAAAGGATGGACATATTGCACCATTTCATTCTACTTATTGGCATTGAGATCTGATAGTCACGGGGCCCCAAAAATAGATAAACATAAAACAAGTGCAGTTGTGACAATGAAGCCTCTAGTTTGTACTTAggtcttttcttaaagggaatctgtcagctcccgggccctacctgaggtgctgtcagtatcctgaggctggcagtcccctagtgagcatggtgccttttggtgatttgtccgtggagtggattttgggcaatctcaggtctcctactgtaatgaagagtcaaagaggtgttgTGGCTCAGAGATTGTACTGctctctggcacacctcaccactccttcctcctccctcttcttcatggataatcaatgctgcctggcctcctgctagctcagctgtcagtcagtatctgccaatagAAGACTGATGTGAAATCCAATATAGTTGAACCTCCTTGCCAGTGTTGGAGTTGTGTGTCCGGAGACCAGCACCAGTTTGCTTTCTGTGGttcaattcccctgatggaaatgaaatatagtttttttttcttcctcattattgtatcattttaatttttaatacaatgatgagaaaaaaataaaaaataaataactatacttttttatttttttcatcattgTATTAAATTTTATGTGGTTTCAGATTTAACTTATTAGAGGAAAGCTACTGTATAttgtggttggttgctgtggtcaaCAAGGccagtgtgtactgtatattagccATTTTTCATATATGAGGTCTAACATTATGTCAAATGTAAGTGTTATATTCATCTTTGCAGATTTGGGCTCGACAGTCCTTCGGGGGTGCGCAACACAATCCATGTGTGATGATGGTAGTGTGTCCGAAAGTGTTGATGGATTGTCAGTCAACATGAAGATTACCTGCACCAATGGGGGTAGAGGAGTCCATTAAGTCGTCCTATCTCCAGCCATCACCTGTCTCCTGCTGCTGAAATTGTTCTTCTAACATTATACTTGTAAAGGATCCTTAGATAAATATGATCAAAGGAAGTGAGAAATTTTTGTGAAATAGAATAAATATTGGAAAATATTTGGAGTCACTGGtctttactccttctgatccatCACCTTTTCAATGTATCAACTTTCTCTTGTTTTTTTGAAGTATTTGTTTCCCACCtttctctttgtttttttttttttttttgtaatattagTTCCCTTGTAGAACCTTAGACAGCATTTATGCCTTTATTA is a genomic window of Dendropsophus ebraccatus isolate aDenEbr1 chromosome 12, aDenEbr1.pat, whole genome shotgun sequence containing:
- the LOC138769141 gene encoding phospholipase A2 inhibitor and Ly6/PLAUR domain-containing protein-like isoform X1, whose amino-acid sequence is MMSMTGILSLLSALIATSDALSCTQCYSESSSCSGPSVTCPLDHQCGSTYTETTAVGGVKNVVTYRACTKTSECNFNGSVSVNGGKVKRVTSCCNTDFCTPTTPPLPKTSYNFNGVVCPCCTSASDWCYTTETIRCTGDENRCILQIVEIPDLGSTVLRGCATQSMCDDGSVSESVDGLSVNMKITCTNGGRGVH
- the LOC138769141 gene encoding phospholipase A2 inhibitor and Ly6/PLAUR domain-containing protein-like isoform X2, encoding MMSMTGILSLLSALIATSDALSCTQCYSESSSCSGPSVTCPLDHQCGSTYTETTAGGVKNVVTYRACTKTSECNFNGSVSVNGGKVKRVTSCCNTDFCTPTTPPLPKTSYNFNGVVCPCCTSASDWCYTTETIRCTGDENRCILQIVEIPDLGSTVLRGCATQSMCDDGSVSESVDGLSVNMKITCTNGGRGVH
- the LOC138769141 gene encoding phospholipase A2 inhibitor and Ly6/PLAUR domain-containing protein-like isoform X3 yields the protein MLQHGLLYSYYSSTTWEVKAGASGHTVEQANRELNKKVPKTSYNFNGVVCPCCTSASDWCYTTETIRCTGDENRCILQIVEIPDLGSTVLRGCATQSMCDDGSVSESVDGLSVNMKITCTNGGRGVH